A portion of the Oscillospiraceae bacterium genome contains these proteins:
- a CDS encoding TetR/AcrR family transcriptional regulator, which translates to MPRNKYPEQTVEKILDAAAALFAEKGYQSTTLQDIIDATGLSKGAVYHHFRSKEEIARKVGDRMGDEMWEPLRRIREAAGLTGLQKLQAVFAMSFAGDRQQRMGRTLPHLTDDPYFLVLEWQSIEERLVPECIAPLVRQGVADGSIHTGDPDALAGALFFLADLWLPPQSRPTTRTQQRARNRVFQQMTRALGLDLLTEEQALQLEELCPEK; encoded by the coding sequence ATGCCGCGCAACAAATATCCGGAACAGACGGTGGAAAAGATCCTGGATGCCGCCGCCGCACTTTTTGCGGAAAAGGGCTACCAGAGCACCACTCTGCAGGACATCATCGACGCAACGGGTCTTTCCAAGGGGGCGGTGTATCATCATTTCCGCTCCAAGGAGGAGATCGCCCGGAAGGTGGGTGACCGCATGGGGGATGAGATGTGGGAGCCGCTGCGCCGCATCCGGGAAGCAGCGGGTCTGACCGGCCTGCAGAAGCTGCAGGCAGTGTTTGCGATGTCCTTTGCAGGGGACCGGCAGCAGCGCATGGGCCGCACCCTGCCGCACCTGACCGATGACCCGTATTTTCTGGTACTGGAGTGGCAGAGCATCGAGGAACGTCTGGTGCCGGAGTGCATTGCGCCCCTTGTCCGGCAGGGCGTGGCCGATGGCAGCATCCATACCGGAGACCCCGATGCACTGGCCGGTGCGCTGTTCTTTCTGGCCGATCTGTGGCTGCCGCCCCAGAGCCGCCCTACGACTCGCACGCAGCAGCGAGCACGCAACCGGGTCTTTCAGCAGATGACAAGGGCGCTGGGGCTGGACCTGCTCACGGAGGAACAGGCCCTTCAGCTGGAAGAACTGTGCCCGGAGAAATAA
- a CDS encoding MFS transporter yields the protein MGPFVQVVLGQIISLFGNAALRFVLPLILLRQTGSAAVYGAATALALLPALAGTLAGGVLADRCRKARLMVVLDLAAAGLALGAAASADNLPVVLWAPAALCALYALQGLYQPVVRASLPLLLAGDRLVQGNAVIQLVDTLDELLGPLLGSALLGVMGLGPLLVLCGACFATSALLEWQIRIPGDRPQPRTQGKPDFAADLRESLTYLYHSRPELLRLAGIMALVNLVEIPAVVVGIPVVIVQYLGQSDVVLGAVQAVLSVGGLAGGALAGRSRHPLSDRQALGLLLGIAGLCAAMGVVLWVPPLACGGVALCGFGVMAAAMRFNVWFFARLQAVLPQAQLGRVTGCTMALASLTQPVGQAVYGVLFDVFSACPAGVLLGAGAVSAAFLSGAMRHETEKRPG from the coding sequence ATGGGACCATTTGTACAGGTGGTACTGGGGCAGATCATTTCGCTGTTCGGCAATGCGGCGCTGCGGTTCGTGCTGCCGCTGATCCTGCTGCGACAGACCGGTTCGGCGGCGGTGTACGGTGCGGCGACTGCGCTGGCACTGCTTCCAGCGCTGGCCGGGACACTGGCCGGAGGCGTTCTGGCCGACCGCTGCCGCAAGGCGCGGCTCATGGTGGTGCTGGACCTTGCTGCCGCCGGGCTTGCATTGGGTGCCGCAGCCTCCGCCGACAACCTGCCGGTAGTTCTGTGGGCACCGGCGGCACTCTGTGCGCTTTATGCGCTGCAGGGGCTGTATCAGCCGGTGGTGCGGGCCAGCCTGCCGTTGCTGCTGGCGGGAGACCGCCTTGTGCAGGGCAATGCGGTGATTCAGCTGGTGGACACGCTGGACGAGCTGCTGGGGCCCTTGCTGGGCAGTGCGCTGTTGGGTGTGATGGGGCTGGGGCCCCTGCTGGTGCTGTGTGGGGCCTGCTTTGCCACTTCCGCTCTGTTGGAGTGGCAGATCCGCATCCCCGGCGACCGGCCGCAGCCACGCACGCAAGGAAAACCGGATTTTGCGGCAGACCTGCGGGAGAGCCTTACTTATCTGTACCACAGCCGGCCGGAATTGCTGCGGCTGGCGGGCATCATGGCGTTGGTGAACCTTGTGGAGATCCCGGCGGTGGTAGTGGGCATCCCGGTGGTGATCGTGCAGTACCTGGGGCAGAGCGATGTCGTGCTGGGGGCCGTTCAGGCCGTGCTGAGCGTGGGCGGCCTTGCAGGCGGAGCGCTGGCAGGCCGCAGCCGACACCCACTGTCCGACCGGCAGGCCCTGGGGCTTCTGCTGGGCATTGCCGGGCTGTGCGCCGCCATGGGCGTCGTGCTCTGGGTACCACCGCTTGCCTGCGGCGGGGTGGCCCTGTGCGGCTTTGGGGTGATGGCCGCCGCCATGCGGTTCAATGTGTGGTTCTTTGCCCGGCTGCAGGCGGTGCTGCCGCAGGCACAGCTGGGCCGGGTGACCGGCTGTACAATGGCGCTGGCCAGCCTGACCCAGCCGGTAGGGCAGGCCGTGTACGGGGTACTGTTCGATGTGTTTTCCGCCTGTCCGGCAGGGGTGCTGCTGGGGGCCGGTGCCGTGTCGGCGGCGTTTCTGAGCGGCGCGATGCGCCATGAGACCGAAAAACGCCCCGGCTGA
- a CDS encoding peptidoglycan synthetase, with the protein MKHRWTTLLWELFAAQLLCTAAAMLPGSRVCTMPGLALPALGLAAAVPTAWFVWGVWAEPPLPLPPEQLLEPPRKLDPATLLDLPEPVA; encoded by the coding sequence ATGAAACACCGCTGGACGACCCTTTTATGGGAGCTTTTTGCAGCACAGCTGCTGTGCACGGCGGCGGCAATGCTGCCCGGCAGCCGGGTGTGCACGATGCCGGGGCTGGCGCTGCCTGCGCTGGGTCTTGCGGCGGCGGTGCCCACGGCCTGGTTTGTGTGGGGCGTGTGGGCGGAACCGCCCCTGCCGCTGCCGCCGGAACAGCTGCTGGAACCGCCCCGGAAACTGGACCCAGCCACCCTGCTGGACCTGCCGGAGCCGGTGGCGTAA
- the rpsT gene encoding 30S ribosomal protein S20, protein MPNIKSQKDRVVQAAAEQAHNKAIKTNLKTVVKKADAAIDANAADKDATVLAAVSAIDKARAKGVIKKNTASRKISRMAKRANKNA, encoded by the coding sequence ATGCCTAACATCAAATCTCAGAAGGACCGCGTCGTGCAGGCTGCTGCAGAGCAGGCTCACAACAAGGCCATTAAGACCAACCTGAAAACAGTCGTCAAGAAGGCAGACGCTGCCATCGATGCGAATGCCGCTGACAAGGACGCAACCGTCCTGGCTGCTGTTTCCGCGATCGACAAGGCTCGCGCTAAGGGTGTCATCAAGAAGAACACCGCAAGCCGCAAGATCAGCCGTATGGCAAAGCGTGCTAACAAGAACGCTTGA
- the gpr gene encoding GPR endopeptidase, producing the protein MRTTDMADELFRGPETELPAGVRLATAKRGGVTVTRVEIAREGLARPRGRYVTLEMPSVSVLDERDTDVIETGAAELRALLPPEGPVLVLGIGNRRVTADALGPRTAQKILVTMGPQHTLPVRGIRPVAALAPGVSGDTGLTLRQLAAAMVDAVRPAALICVDSLCSAEAARLGRTIQFSDTGLHPADARHARHLDAAALGVPVIAAGIPTLMDADEGADLVLTPRALDSVIAHGSALLAGILNRALQPRLSVAQLCWLTG; encoded by the coding sequence ATGCGCACGACAGATATGGCCGACGAGCTGTTCCGCGGCCCGGAGACAGAGCTGCCCGCCGGGGTGCGGCTGGCCACAGCGAAGCGCGGCGGGGTCACGGTCACCCGGGTGGAGATCGCGCGGGAGGGGCTGGCAAGGCCCCGGGGGCGGTACGTCACGCTGGAGATGCCCAGCGTCAGCGTCCTGGACGAGCGGGACACGGATGTGATCGAGACCGGGGCAGCCGAGCTGCGGGCCCTGCTGCCGCCGGAAGGCCCGGTGCTGGTGCTGGGCATCGGCAACCGGCGGGTGACGGCGGATGCTCTTGGCCCCCGCACAGCCCAGAAGATCCTGGTCACCATGGGGCCGCAGCATACCCTGCCGGTGCGGGGCATCCGGCCGGTGGCGGCACTGGCCCCCGGCGTGTCCGGGGACACCGGGCTGACCCTGCGGCAGCTGGCGGCGGCCATGGTCGATGCAGTGCGGCCCGCAGCCCTGATCTGTGTGGACAGCCTTTGCAGTGCGGAGGCTGCCCGGCTGGGCCGCACCATCCAGTTTTCCGACACAGGCCTGCACCCGGCGGATGCCCGACACGCCCGGCATCTGGACGCCGCAGCCCTGGGCGTACCGGTGATCGCGGCGGGCATCCCCACCCTGATGGACGCCGACGAGGGGGCAGACCTGGTGCTCACGCCCCGTGCGCTGGACAGCGTCATCGCTCACGGGTCGGCGCTGCTGGCGGGCATCCTGAACCGGGCCCTGCAGCCCCGCCTCAGCGTGGCGCAGCTGTGCTGGCTGACGGGCTGA
- a CDS encoding stage II sporulation protein P produces MRSRTPLPQRQQAHWGAFLEAAALFLALCVLGRSAALTLAAVVAAPFPAVQTALWWGQRNLQSETSDPEPEPAAEEQAPPASLAVPEAVQALTGGIEDYLVALQPEDARPADAGAVIEKQYPQGSGEKYIACGAGSIKNNTRQTAADLAAEIENPLPFAIEKDSPDPQVLVMHTHATEDYRLSAGLWFTPGDGARSTDRSINMCAVGRVVADTLNAAGIHTLHDETLNDYPSYTGSYANSRTVVQQYLAQYPSIKVVLDVHRDAIETENGSRMAPVCTVDGRQAAQVMIICGCDNGTTVQLPDWRQNLRVAAAWERAMEGMYPGFTRPVLFSYRFYNQDLTTGSLLIEIGGHGNNLNEALYAGQLAAKGLAAALLGGA; encoded by the coding sequence ATGCGCAGCCGCACACCGCTGCCCCAGCGGCAGCAGGCCCACTGGGGCGCTTTTCTGGAAGCCGCCGCCCTGTTTCTGGCGCTGTGTGTGCTGGGCCGCAGCGCCGCTCTGACCTTGGCGGCGGTGGTGGCGGCACCCTTCCCGGCGGTGCAAACGGCTTTGTGGTGGGGGCAGCGGAACCTGCAAAGCGAGACATCCGACCCGGAGCCGGAGCCCGCCGCCGAAGAGCAGGCCCCGCCCGCTTCCTTGGCGGTGCCGGAAGCCGTGCAGGCGCTGACCGGCGGCATCGAGGATTATCTGGTGGCCCTGCAGCCGGAGGACGCCCGCCCGGCGGATGCGGGAGCGGTCATCGAAAAGCAGTACCCGCAGGGCAGCGGCGAAAAGTACATTGCCTGCGGGGCGGGCAGCATCAAGAACAACACCCGGCAGACGGCGGCGGACCTTGCCGCCGAGATCGAAAACCCGCTGCCCTTTGCCATTGAAAAGGACAGCCCCGACCCGCAGGTGCTGGTGATGCACACCCACGCCACCGAGGACTACCGCCTGTCGGCCGGGCTGTGGTTCACCCCCGGCGACGGGGCCCGCAGCACCGACCGCAGCATCAACATGTGCGCGGTGGGCCGGGTGGTGGCCGACACCCTCAACGCGGCGGGCATCCACACCCTGCACGACGAGACTCTGAACGACTACCCCAGTTACACCGGCAGCTATGCCAACAGCCGGACCGTGGTGCAGCAGTATCTGGCGCAGTACCCCAGCATCAAGGTGGTGCTGGATGTGCACCGCGACGCCATCGAGACCGAGAACGGCTCCCGGATGGCCCCGGTGTGCACCGTAGACGGGCGGCAGGCCGCCCAGGTGATGATCATCTGCGGGTGCGACAACGGCACCACCGTTCAGCTGCCGGACTGGCGGCAGAACCTGCGGGTTGCGGCGGCGTGGGAGCGGGCCATGGAGGGCATGTACCCCGGCTTCACCCGCCCGGTGCTGTTCAGCTACCGGTTTTACAATCAGGACCTGACCACCGGCAGCCTGCTCATCGAGATCGGCGGCCACGGCAACAACCTGAACGAAGCTCTCTACGCCGGGCAGCTGGCCGCAAAGGGGCTGGCCGCCGCCCTGCTGGGCGGTGCTTGA